The sequence GCGGTATGGCAAGGCATTCAATGATGGCGGAACGCGTCTTGCTTTTACGATCTACGCTCATCTACGCGCCCGCGATCCTGCTGACGCGCCTGTCGGCGCTGTTGCTGCTGGCCATTGCCACCCGACTGGTGGACCAGACCGAATATGGCCTGCTGACCCTGGTTGTCACCATAGGCGAAATGACCGATGTCGCCGTGACCAACTGGCTGCGCATCGCGCTGCTGCGCTTGGGTGGCAAGGGCGAGGTCAGTCGCGGCAGCCTGTTGCTGGCGGGCCGGGTGCTGGTGCTGTCGACCATGGTGGCGCTGGTGGCCTCGGCCGCCGCTTCCACCCTGGTCGCCCCCGACCGCTGGCTGGATTTCGCCCTGGCCGTCGGCGCCTATCTCGTTGCGGGAGCGGTGGGGCGGTTCGCGCTGACGGTGCTGCAGATGCAGCAGCGCCATTCGACCTACAGCATGCTCGAATTCCTGCGGGCCGGCCTGCAGATTGTCCTGCCGGTGGTGGCGATCCTGCTGGTGCCGGGCACGTTTCTGTCGATCTCGCTGGGCTCGAGCCTCGGCGTGCTGATCGCCGGATTGGTCGGGGGGGCGCTGGCGTGGCGCAAGGTGGTCGTTGGCCCGGCGCGGTTCACCCAGCGCGAATTCTTTGCTTTCGGTGTGCCGCTGGTGGTGATGGCGCTGGTCGGCTTCGGGCTCAACAATGCCGAGCGGCTGTTCCTCAATGGTTATTACGATGCCGGCGCGGTGGCGATCTTTGCGGCGGCATACGCGCTGGCGCGGCAACCGATCGACATGGTGGCCAATGCCATCAATATGGGCGCATTCCCAGAAGTGGTCGGCAAGTTCGACGCCGAGGGGCCGGCCGCGGCGACGGCGCTCGTGTCGCGACTGATGGCGCTGATGTTGCGCCTGTGCCTGCCGGTAGCCGCGCTGCTGGTTGCGCTGGGCCCCTATATCACGGCGGTGGTCCTGCCGCCTGACTATCATGGCCATGTCGACCAGCTCTTCGGCATAATCGCGGTTTCGGTGCTCTGCGCCAACCTCACGAGCTTCGTCTATGGGGCCGTGGTGCATGCGCACAAAAAGCCTTGGCTGCTGGTGCTGGCCAATGGTGCGGGGTCGATCGGCACGATCGGCTTGTCGGTGCTGCTGATCCCCAGCATGGCGGAGACCGGCGCGGCCCTGGCCCTGGCCGGAGGCACGCTGGCGAGCCTGGCGGCTTGCATAATCATCAGTGAAAGGCTGACGCCGGTGCCGGTACCCTGGCGGGATATCGCTGTTTCGCTCGGCATTGCGGCTGCAACGGGCGTGGCGGCTGCGTTGGCCGGTGGAGGCTTGAGACAAGCGCCGGCTCTGGTCGGGCTGATCGCCGGTGGTGCGGCTGGCGGCGCTGCGTTTCTTGCGCTCAACGCCCTGGTCCATCCCAATGAGACCAGGGCGTTGACGATGCGGTTGCGGAACCGGTTGCGCAGCGCCTAGAGCGCTGCCCTTAGTGTGACGTGCCGCGGCTGCGGTAGGCCTGCCAGAGCAGGGCCGCATAGGCGGTGTTGGTGTCGTAGTAGCGACGCCACAGGCGGCGTGGTTCCTGTGCCACGCGGAACAGCCATTCAAGGCCAAGCCGCTGCACCAGAGCAGGGGCCCGGGCCACCTTGCCGGCAAAGACGTCGAAGCTGCCGCCGACGCCCATCACGAAGCTGGGCTGGAGCTCGTTGCGATAGCGCTTGAGGAAACGCTCCTTGCGGGGAGTGGGCAAAGCCACGAACAGGCAATCGGCGCCCGAGGCATTGATTGCAGCGATGACATCGCCTTCCTGCTCGGGAGCAAAATAGCCGTGCTGCGTACCGGCGACGACCAGGCGCGGATAGCGCCGGGCCAGTTCGACCACCATGGCATCGAGGACATGCTGCTCGGCGCCCAGCAGGAAGGGGCGATAGCCCTTGTCGGCGCAGAGCGCAAAGATTTCGGTCATCACGTCGACGCCCGCCACGCGTTCGTCGATATCGACGCCGAGCAGGCGGGCGCCCCAGAGCACTCCAATGCCATCGACATTGATGACATCGGCGGTGGCGACGTCCTCGCGCAACTCGGCGTTGTTGCGCATCGTCACAAGCTTGGCGACGTTGACGACCGTGTGGAGCAGGGGCTGGCGGGTCCGCATGGACTCATCCGCCAGTCCGATGGTTTCGGCCATGCTGAGTGCGTGCATGGGGGCGCCGAGGAATTCCCGGCGGCGCTGCACCAACAAGGCGTGTTCAGCCCAAGCGGTGCTGGCCATGATCAGGCCGCCCGGTCGGTGCTGCGCCGGCGGGGACGCGTCAGGCTGTTGCGGCCCTCAATGCGCGCATCGGTGCGACGCGCCTTGCGCCAGGTCCAAAGGCCACGCGTATCGACCAGTTTCTTGTCCTTGAGCGCGTCGGGGTCGATCAGGTTGAAGTGGCGGTGATCCACCAGCAGCACGACGATATCGGCCTTGTCGATGGCGGTCAGCGGGTCGGTGAATTCCACGCCGAGACCCTGCAGTGACTTGGGTAGGCCCTTGGCATGCGGCTCGGCCGCAAGAATGCGGACATCGCGCAATTCGGACAGCAGGCGCACCACGTCGACGGCCGGGCTCTCGCGCATGTCGTCGATGTTGGCCTTGAAGCTTAGGCCCAGGCAGGCAATGGTCTGGTGCTTGTTCGGATCGAGCAGCATTTCGACATCGCGGACAACGCTATAGGGGCGGTCCGAGTTGATCTGGCGAGCCGCCTTCATGATGTGCGTGCTGTCGGGCGCCGCTTCGATGATGAAATAGGGGTCGACGGCAATGCAATGCCCGCCCACGCCTGGTCCGGGGCTCAAGATGTTGACGCGCGGGTGCTTGTTGGCAAGCTCGATCACTTCCCAGGCATTGAGGCCCAACTGCTGGCACACGGCCGCCAGCTCGTTGGCAAAACCGATATTGACGTCGCGAAAGGCGTTTTCGGTCAACTTGACCAGTTCGGCGCTTTCGGCGCTGGTGATGTAAAGATCGCCCGCCACAAAGGTGGTGTAGAGGGCAACGGCGCGCTGGGCCGAAGCCTTGGACAGACCACCGATGGAGCGATCGTTGTCGACCAGTTCGGTCAGAACCTTGCCCGGCAGCACGCGCTCTGGCGAATAGGCGACCAGCACGTCGGCGTCTTCACCATGCAGATGCGGGAAGCGCAGATCGGGGCGCAATTCGGCCAGCAGCATCGTCATGTTGCGGGTCGTGCCGACCGGGGAGGTGGATTCGAGCACCACCAGGTCGCCGCGCTTGAGCACGGGAGCCAAGCTGCGTGCGGCGGCCATGACGTAGCTGAGGTCCGGCGTGTGGTCGTGCTCGCTCATGAACGGCGTCGGCACGGCGATGATATGGGCATCGGCGGGCTGCGGGGTCGTATAGGCGGTGAGCTTGCCGGTCTCGACCATCTTCTGGATGAGGCCGTCGAGCTCGGGCTCCACGATATGAATCTCGCCACGATTGACCTTGGCGACGACGTCTTCATTGACGTCGACGCCCAGGACGTCGATGCCGCTCTTGGCAAAGATGGCGCAGGTGGGCAGGCCGATATAGCCCATGCCGATCACGGAAACGGTACGAATCTCAGACATCGCGCAGCAGCTCCTTCAGAATACGGGCACTGGCCCGGCCGTCGCCATATGGGTTGTGCCGCTCGGCCATGCCGCGATAGGCGGTGGGATCGTCGAGCAGTCGGGTTGCGTTCGAAACAATCAGGTCGATATCGGTGCCGACCAGGCGCGCAGTGCCGCCGGCCACGCCCTCGGGGCGCTCGGTATTCTCGCGCAGCACCAGCACGGGCTTGCCCAGGGAAGGCGCTTCCTCCTGCACACCGCCACTATCGGTCAACACCAGGTAGCTGTGCTTTTGCAGATAGAGGAAGGGCAGGTAGTCCTGGGGATCGATCAGGAAGATGTTGGGAACATCG comes from Devosia oryziradicis and encodes:
- a CDS encoding lipopolysaccharide biosynthesis protein → MLLRSTLIYAPAILLTRLSALLLLAIATRLVDQTEYGLLTLVVTIGEMTDVAVTNWLRIALLRLGGKGEVSRGSLLLAGRVLVLSTMVALVASAAASTLVAPDRWLDFALAVGAYLVAGAVGRFALTVLQMQQRHSTYSMLEFLRAGLQIVLPVVAILLVPGTFLSISLGSSLGVLIAGLVGGALAWRKVVVGPARFTQREFFAFGVPLVVMALVGFGLNNAERLFLNGYYDAGAVAIFAAAYALARQPIDMVANAINMGAFPEVVGKFDAEGPAAATALVSRLMALMLRLCLPVAALLVALGPYITAVVLPPDYHGHVDQLFGIIAVSVLCANLTSFVYGAVVHAHKKPWLLVLANGAGSIGTIGLSVLLIPSMAETGAALALAGGTLASLAACIIISERLTPVPVPWRDIAVSLGIAAATGVAAALAGGGLRQAPALVGLIAGGAAGGAAFLALNALVHPNETRALTMRLRNRLRSA
- a CDS encoding WecB/TagA/CpsF family glycosyltransferase, which gives rise to MASTAWAEHALLVQRRREFLGAPMHALSMAETIGLADESMRTRQPLLHTVVNVAKLVTMRNNAELREDVATADVINVDGIGVLWGARLLGVDIDERVAGVDVMTEIFALCADKGYRPFLLGAEQHVLDAMVVELARRYPRLVVAGTQHGYFAPEQEGDVIAAINASGADCLFVALPTPRKERFLKRYRNELQPSFVMGVGGSFDVFAGKVARAPALVQRLGLEWLFRVAQEPRRLWRRYYDTNTAYAALLWQAYRSRGTSH
- the wecC gene encoding UDP-N-acetyl-D-mannosamine dehydrogenase, with the protein product MSEIRTVSVIGMGYIGLPTCAIFAKSGIDVLGVDVNEDVVAKVNRGEIHIVEPELDGLIQKMVETGKLTAYTTPQPADAHIIAVPTPFMSEHDHTPDLSYVMAAARSLAPVLKRGDLVVLESTSPVGTTRNMTMLLAELRPDLRFPHLHGEDADVLVAYSPERVLPGKVLTELVDNDRSIGGLSKASAQRAVALYTTFVAGDLYITSAESAELVKLTENAFRDVNIGFANELAAVCQQLGLNAWEVIELANKHPRVNILSPGPGVGGHCIAVDPYFIIEAAPDSTHIMKAARQINSDRPYSVVRDVEMLLDPNKHQTIACLGLSFKANIDDMRESPAVDVVRLLSELRDVRILAAEPHAKGLPKSLQGLGVEFTDPLTAIDKADIVVLLVDHRHFNLIDPDALKDKKLVDTRGLWTWRKARRTDARIEGRNSLTRPRRRSTDRAA